In Cinclus cinclus chromosome 13, bCinCin1.1, whole genome shotgun sequence, a genomic segment contains:
- the LOC134049146 gene encoding cytochrome P450 1A5-like: MLKAAMRLVGSPGAVSATEVLLVAAAFCLVFLLLQWLQQQQQQQQQPVPSGLRRPPGPRGYPVLGNVLELRKDTHLALTRLSRRYGDVMEVRIGTRPVLVLSGLDTIRQALVKQGEDFMGRPDLHSFRFVTDGQSLTFSPDSGEVWKARRKLAQSALKSFSVAPSPTSSSSCLLEEHVSQEAEYLVSKFLQLMEEEKRFEPYRYLVVSVANVICAMCFGKRYEHEDQELLSLVNSAEEFTDVAAAGNPADFIPLLRYLPSHSMKLFLDFNRCLLGFLQKRVKEHYETYDANNIRDITDSLIEQCLDKKLGTTTATQIPKEKIVNLVNDLFGAGFDTITTALSWSLMYLVTYPNTQKRIQEELDQTIGQERRPRLSDQGTLPYTESFILEMFRHSSFVPLAIPHSTTKDTVLNGYYIPKDRCVFINQWQVNHDEKLWKDPETFNPERFLSADGTKVKKEDGEKVLMFGLGKRRCIGENIARGQVFLFLATLLQQLEFSICEGSTVDMTPLYGLSLKHRRCEHFQARPRFPMKGRS, translated from the exons ATGCTGAAGGCTGCGATGCGGCTGGTGGGAAGCCCCGGTGCGGTGTCGGCCACcgaggtgctgctggtggccgCGGCGTTCTGCCtggtgttcctgctgctccagtggctgcagcagcagcagcagcagcagcagcagcccgtGCCCTCGGGGCTGCGGAGGCCGCCGGGCCCGCGGGGGTATCCCGTGCTGGGGAATGTGCTGGAGCTGCGCAAGGACACGCACCTGGCGCTGACGCGGCTGAGCCGGCGCTACGGGGACGTGATGGAGGTGCGCATCGGCACCCGGCCCGTGCTGGTGCTCAGCGGGCTGGACACCATCAGGCAAGCCCTGGTCAAGCAAGGAGAGGACTTCATGGGCCGCCCCGACCTCCACAGCTTTCGCTTTGTCACGGACGGGCAGAGCCTGACGTTCAGCCCCGACTCCGGGGAGGTGTGGAAGGCTCGCAGGAAGCTGGCCCAGAGTGCCCTGAAGAGCTTCTCGGTcgcccccagccccacctcGTCCTCCAGCTGCCTGCTGGAGGAACACGTCTCCCAGGAGGCCGAGTACCTGGTCAGTAAATTCCTGCAGCTgatggaggaggagaagaggtTTGAGCCCTACCGTTACCTGGTGGTGTCGGTGGCCAATGTCATCTGTGCCATGTGCTTCGGCAAGCGCTACGAGCACGAggaccaggagctgctcagcctggtGAATTCAGCTGAGGAGTTCACTGacgtggctgctgctggcaacCCTGCCGACTTCATCCCCCTGCTCCGCTACCTCCCCAGCCACAGCATGAAGTTGTTTCTAGATTTCAACAGGTGCTTGCTCGGCTTCTTGCAGAAGAGGGTCAAGGAACATTACGAGACCTACGACGCG AACAACATCCGGGACATCACGGACTCCCTCATTGAGCAGTGCCTGGACAAAAAACTGGGAACGACCACGGCCACACAGATCCCCAAGGAGAAGATCGTCAACCTTGTGAACGACCTCTTTGGAGCAG GCTTCGACACCATAaccacagccctgtcctggaGCCTCATGTACCTTGTGACCTACCCCAACACCCAGAAGAGGATCCAGGAAGAGCTCG ACCAGACCATCGGGCAGGAGAGGCGGCCAAGGCTGTCGGACCAGGGCACGCTGCCCTACACGGAATCCTTTATCCTGGAGATGTTCAGGCATTCCTCCTTCGTGCCCTTGGCCATCCCACACAG CACAACCAAGGACACGGTGTTGAATGGCTACTACATCCCAAAGGATCGCTGTGTGTTCATCAACCAGTGGCAAGTGAACCATGACGA GAAGCTTTGGAAGGACCCAGAAACTTTCAACCCCGAGCGTTTCCTCAGTGCTGACGGGACCAAGGTGAAAAAAGAGGACGGGGAGAAGGTGCTGATGTTTGGCCTGGGCAAGAGGAGGTGCATTGGGGAGAACATTGCCAGGGGGCAGGTGTTCCTCTTCCTGGccacgctgctccagcagctggagttCAGCATCTGTGAGGGCAGCACGGTGGACATGACCCCGCTGTACGGACTGTCCCTGAAGCACAGGAGGTGTGAGCACTTCCAGGCCAGGCCGCGCTTCCCCATGAAGGGCAGGAGCTGA
- the LOC134049131 gene encoding cytochrome P450 1A4-like, protein MLKAAMRLVGSPGAVSATEVLLVAAAFCLVFLLLQWLQQQQQQQQQPVPSGLRRPPGPRGYPVLGNVLELRKDTHLALTRLSRRYGDVMEVRIGTRPVLVLSGLDTIRQALVKQGEDFMGRPDLHSFHYISNGQSLAFSPDSGEVWKARRKLAQSALKSFSVAPSPTSSSSCLLEEHVSQEAEYLVSKFLQLMEEEKRFDLNQYLVVSVANVICAMCFGKRYEHEDQELLSLVNLSNEFGEVAGGGHPADFIPLLRYLPSRTMELFKDVNRRFNAFVQKIVQEHYSSFDKEHIRDITDSLIGHCQEKSAGEDTHVQLSNEKIIHIVNDLFGAGFDTVATALSWSLMYVALYPDVQRKIQEELDQTIGRERRPRLSDRGTLPYTESFILEMFRHSSFVPFTIPHSTTKATVLNGYYIPKDTCVFINQWQVNHDESLWKEPSAFRPERFLTPTGTEVSRTESEKVLSFGLGKRRCLGEAIGRWEIFLFLTTLLQQLHFSLRPGEDVDITPQYGLTMKYKKCEAFQIQQRFPVKSSP, encoded by the exons ATGCTGAAGGCTGCGATGCGGCTGGTGGGAAGCCCCGGTGCGGTGTCGGCCACcgaggtgctgctggtggccgCGGCGTTCTGCCtggtgttcctgctgctccagtggctgcagcagcagcagcagcagcagcagcagcccgtGCCCTCGGGGCTGCGGAGGCCGCCGGGCCCGCGGGGGTATCCCGTGCTGGGGAATGTGCTGGAGCTGCGCAAGGACACGCACCTGGCGCTGACGCGGCTGAGCCGGCGCTACGGGGACGTGATGGAGGTGCGCATCGGCACCCGGCCCGTGCTGGTGCTCAGCGGGCTGGACACCATCAGGCAAGCCCTGGTCAAGCAAGGAGAGGACTTCATGGGCCGCCCCGACCTCCACAGCTTCCACTACATCTCCAACGGGCAGAGCCTGGCGTTCAGCCCCGACTCCGGGGAGGTGTGGAAGGCTCGCAGGAAGCTGGCCCAGAGTGCCCTGAAGAGCTTCTCGGTcgcccccagccccacctcGTCCTCCAGCTGCCTGCTGGAGGAACACGTCTCCCAGGAGGCCGAGTACCTGGTCAGTAAATTCCTGCAGCTGatggaggaagagaagaggttTGACCTTAACCAGTACCTGGTGGTGTCGGTGGCCAATGTCATCTGTGCCATGTGCTTCGGCAAGCGCTACGAGCACGAggaccaggagctgctcagcctggtGAACCTGAGCAATGAATTTGGGGAGGTGGCCGGGGGTGGCCACCCCGCCGACTTCATCCCCCTGCTCCGCTACCTCCCCAGCCGCACCATGGAGCTCTTCAAGGACGTCAACAGGCGCTTCAATGCCTTCGTGCAGAAAATTGTGCAGGAGCACTACAGCAGCTTTGATAAG GAGCACATCCGGGACATCACAGACTCGCTGATCGGGCACTGCCAGGAGAAGAGCGCTGGGGAGGACACCCACGTCCAGCTCTCCAATGAGAAGATCATCCACATCGTTAACGACCTCTTTGGGGCAG GCTTTGACACCGTGGCAACTGCCCTGTCCTGGAGCCTCATGTACGTTGCCTTGTACCCCGATGTCCAGAGGAAGATCCAGGAAGAGCTCG ACCAGACCATCGGGCGGGAGAGGCGGCCAAGGCTGTCGGACCGGGGCACGCTGCCCTACACGGAATCCTTTATCCTGGAGATGTTCAGGCATTCCTCCTTTGTGCCCTTCACCATCCCACACAG CACGACAAAAGCAACGGTGCTGAACGGCTACTACATCCCCAAGGACACCTGTGTGTTCATCAACCAGTGGCAAGTGAACCACGATGA GAGCCTTTGGAAGGAGCCCTCAGCCTTCAGGCCCGAGCGGTTCCTGACACCCACGGGGACAGAAGTGAGCAGGACAGAGAGCGAGAAGGTTCTGTCCTTCGGGCTGGGCAAGCGGCGCTGCCTCGGCGAGGCCATCGGCCGCTGGGagatcttcctcttcctcaccacgctgctgcagcagctgcacttcagCCTGAGGCCCGGGGAGGACGTGGACATCACCCCCCAGTACGGGCTGACCATGAAGTACAAGAAGTGCGAGGCCTTCCAGATCCAGCAGCGTTTTCCTGTGAAAAGCTCTCCGTGA